From Mustela nigripes isolate SB6536 chromosome 13, MUSNIG.SB6536, whole genome shotgun sequence, one genomic window encodes:
- the LOC131999326 gene encoding olfactory receptor 4F4-like has translation MEEANQSMASEFIFRGLCDSRLLQTFLLLPFSMLYLMTVVGNLFVVLLFITDPHLHSPMYFLLANLSFVDFCLSSVTTPKLTTDFLKDNKTISFGGCMTQIFGVHFFAGGEMVLLVTMAYDRYVAICKPLHYSSIMDRQKCIWLVLISWTIGFVHAMSQLAMILDLPFCGSRIVDSFFCDIPLVIKLACMDTHTLGMLINADSGILATTCFILLLMSYTYILLTVRLNSKDGASKALSTCTSHITVVLLFFGPCIFIYLWPLNITWMDKFLAVFYTVITPLLNPAIYTLRNKDIRNAIKRLINQHMDSQDNF, from the coding sequence ATGGAGGAAGCAAACCAGTCTATGGCGTCTGAGTTCATTTTTCGTGGACTTTGTGATTCAAGGTTGCTCCAGACCTTCCTCTTACTGCCTTTTTCTATGCTCTACCTGATGACTGTTGTGGGCAACCTCTTTGTCGTGCTCTTATTCATCACTGACCCTCATCTCCATTCCCCAATGTACTTCCTCTTAGCCAATCTCTCATTTGTGGACTTCTGCCTTTCCTCAGTAACTACCCCTAAACTGACCACAGACTTTCTAAAGGATAATAAAACCATCTCCTTTGGTGGCTGCATGACCCAGATCTTCGGTGTGCATTTTTTTGCAGGTGGCGAGATGGTGCTGCTGGTGACAATGGCCTATGATCgttatgtggccatctgcaagccactGCATTACTCTAGCATCATGGACAGACAGAAATGCATCTGGTTAGTTTTGATATCATGGACCATTGGCTTTGTGCATGCCATGAGCCAGCTAGCCATGATTTTAGATCTGCCCTTCTGTGGATCCAGAATAGTGGACAGTTTTTTCTGTGATATCCCTTTGGTGATCAAACTGGCCTGCATGGATACACATACTCTAGGAATGCTAATAAATGCTGACAGCGGGATCTTGGCAACAACTTGCTTCATTCTCTTACTGATGTCCTACACCTACATCCTCCTAACGGTCCGTCTAAACTCCAAAGACGGAGCATCAAAAGCACTCTCTACCTGTACTTCCCACATCACAGTGGTGTTGCTATTCTTTGGACCCTGCATCTTCATCTATCTGTGGCCACTTAACATCACTTGGATGGACAAGTTTCTTGCTGTGTTTTACACAGTAATCACACCTCTCCTGAATCCAGCCATTTATACActgagaaataaagacattagGAATGCCATAAAGAGACTGATAAATCAGCATATGGATTCACAggataatttttag